The region gcctctcggaaacggcttCCGGAAAGGGAAAAAGAAACGTGCTCCATTTCCATCCCGGCTGCTCCTCAATCAGGGCGATATGTACTACTACTGCACCGGCTGCACCGATCCCTCCTGCTCCTCAATCTCATCTCTGGACTCGTTTCCATCCCACGACTTGAGCAGCGATGAGATGGCTGAAACAAGGCTGCAGAGCTCAGCTGGCCTGGCCGCCGCTGCCGCTCCAGCTTCTTGGAATCATTTCCAGGCCGGATGCATGGGCGCCGCTGCTAATAGTAATCCCTcccccagctcctcctcctcctccttctcgtccttggactcgtttCCCTCCGACATGAGCAGCGGCGAGACGGTTGGCGCCGAAACGAGTCCTCGGCGCAAGAGGCCAGCAGCGTCGGCTGCGCCGTCCTACATCGGCGTGCGCGCACGGCCGTGGGGGCGGTTCGCGGCGGAGATCCGGGACTCCACGCGGGGCGGGGCGCCGGTCTGGCTGGGCACCTTCGGCACCGCCGAAGCCGCCGCCATGGCCTACGACCAGGCAGCGCTCTCCTCGCGGGGCGTGGCCACGGCGCTCAACTTCCCACTGGAGAGCGTCCAGGAGTCGCTCTGCGCCCTCGGCGCCACGTCCACGGGCATGGACGGATCGCCCGTTCTGGCGCTCAAACGGCGCCACTCCAAGAGAAGAAGGCGCAACAAGGCCGAGATAGCGAACGACGCGGCGACGGCCAGGATGAGGAagaacaagacgatggccatgcagGAGCGGCCCGTCGTGGAGCTGGAGGACCTCGGCGCCGACTACCTGGACGAGCTTCTCAGGATTACGTGTGGTACAGCTTACTAGCTACAATAGTACTACATACGGCTGTTCTAGCTAAGCTTGGGTAACCGTACTTGTGTGAATTTTTACACGCTTGTTTTCTTAGTTCCCATGAATACTTTCCATTTCTGAGATAATTTACTGAGAAGATTTGCCTTGGTACAAAATAATACTGAGTGTTGTTTTGTGTAGCTTGAGCTACACGGTGCCCCTTATCTTAGCCATCCATTTTGGCATCAAGATTCATGCAggcacatttgtcatttttgtttcttTCAAACAAAACAATGTataaacttcaaactttgcagGACAACAAAAGCTCCTAATTACTATgtgggaaaaaactttcagattttttcatgcatttaaaatgctaaaaattatttttttaataaaaaaatccTCAGTTTTTTCACACAATGAAGTTGTAAAGTTTGTTTGATCTGCAAAGTTTGAAATTCATATGTTCTTTCAtttcagagaaacaaaaaagagaaatctgcTTGTTGCAAGTTAGTTGGAGAGTACGGATCTCAAAGCAGTGTTGAAGGGCTGAAGATAAGATGTTCCATGTAGGACGAGCTACAAAGGAACTGTGTGATACTTTAAGCACACATCCAAAATCTGCATAAATAGTATTCACGCGGCAAACATAAATCCATACACAGAAAAGGAAGAAGACAAAAAAAAACATGACATTCGGAAGTCTGTCAAAGCAAATTACATCATGCAGCAACAACCACTGACATGAACCACTTCTAAGGACAACCCCTGGACAGTAAGAAATGTGCTTCAGCAATGCGGCCTTTAAGAAGGGAATGACGTTCATGTGCGCCGTCACCAAATCCATCTACGGGAAGTTTGATCTTGGGTTTCCTGGAAGAAGAAGTATGTGTAAATGCCTGCAAATGATTCCAACAAAGGGATGATGGAACGCCACCGCTGCAGGTGAAACCTAGAGTTTTCACTCTGGGACTCAGAGACCCTATGCGCAAGAGCAGCACCAAACCTAAGTCACAATGTATTTTCACGCCCACTTTTGGATGAAGATATCAATGCTACAAGTCAGATCATCATGCCTAGGCAGTCGTACACGATCACATACCTGATATAGACATCAGCATGCAACGGGACATACAACGAATACTGGGTGTAGAACAGAGCATGTCCACTAGCATCAACAAGGTCACTAATGCGCCCTCCCCCGGTCTTCCACACTGATTGGACGCAAACTACAAACATATAGGCGTCAGTACCGCCAAGAGCTCACATTTTGTTATTTGACAGTCCTGCCCCATCTTCATGAAAGTCATCATGCGGAAGTTTACGACACGACATGGAGCATTTATGTGGGCGAAATTGACAAGGAGACCTCGTCATGCCCCACCACCCGCCATCTGCTACCTCGTGTCACACAACTTCTACCTAATGCCTCTTGTATGTTGTTATTGTGCACAAAGCCGAGAATCTATGCGCCACCCTCGGTCTGATCCATCATGGCCGCACACCTTGTGTCCACCGCCAACATGACATTCTCACCACCATTGCAAGACCAAGTGCCACCATTGCTGGCCTTCGTCATTGACCAACCACCACCGCATGTGCCGCGAACGCCATCGGCCCCAATAAACGGTGGAGATAGCCGACCACCTACAAATGCAACACAACCCCTGAATATGGCATGAGGTGCTGTCTTGGTGCCGCTCTACCGCTCCTTACCATGAGGAGATGGGGATTTTCTGGACTAGTGCCTACTTCAACCCTATCAGCTCCTAACAGCCCCAGGAAGGCTGACACTCACCTAGTGGCTTTGGAAACATCAACAATTGTGTCCTCAATGGCGAGTGTCCTTCGGTACATtgccttgtgcatatcatctaattGGAGGCACGTTTGTGGGCAAGATCGGAAGCAAAGGGATTGACTATCCTTCTGTCGGTGTCTTAAGAGTTTTTTTTTGGGGGCCAAGCAACCTCTTCGATCCACTCTTCGGTTCCATTCACAGTTGTGTTGCCTCTTATGTGTAGTGGTTGTGTAGCACTAGCTAAAATCTAAAATTTTCCTTCTATCAGTGAAAAGATATAAAGGTCTTTTGCATATTCCAATTCAAAAATTGGAATATCTAACTGGAATACGGTGCCTACACCAGTAAGCTTATTAAGCGACTCGAGATGTGGCTTGCGTACCCCAAGGGAACAATCCCAACTTTTATGACCATCAAAGGACAGTAGGGATTGAGTCGGAGAAAGGTTAAGTCATAATTTGCTAACTGGTCGATTCCTTTTTAGCAACCGCCTCCTAATTTCGTGTACTATCAGAGCTTGTGGATGAATCATGTCGAAGTAGTAGAGGTACAAAACCTAGGACGTGGATAGAGTGAGTCGAGCATAGAGTACCTAGGGACTCATGGGGCCCACACCCAGCCATGTAGAAGTAGCTAGGAAGAAATAAGGATGAACACCTTATATATGGGATCATATCATGACTAGAATATACTTCACTAGGGGATCATATCGTATCATGCGAAAGATATAACACTTTCCATCGAAGAAGACCAAGATTAAGTGAAAAATCAATACATCCCACATTAAGTGGATTATGTGATAAAATCGATGTCACTCATTGTATATTTTAAACCACATTCCCACTGTCGTGGTTTTGTAGTTATGAAGAAACTAGAAAGATACATGGAATATCAGGTTCCATTTCTCGTTGTCTAAGTAAACCTGAAAATGCACTTTTTTAGCATCGTAAATTGCTTTAGTATGTACACAATGGGAATGGGTGGATCCTAATTACTAGGGTAGGGGTGTAATTGTTTTCATCCCATATTTCTGAATTTGTTGGCCAAACTGTATTCGATTATAATTCTTTTGTTTATTCATGTGACAGGAGCACAACAAGACGAAGAACGGGGAATTTCTTCTCTTTCTGACTAAGAATGTTGAGCATTGACCATGCCTCGAGAGAGAATTCATGTAGGACGCGACAAGGAAAGTCATTATATGCACTCAACCGAACCCTTATAGTTCACCTGGAGTCGCTTTCTGTATGTAGATGCAGTCCACTTCAGCATGATAGGATATATGAGCCCATACGATATAGTAATACTCGAAGGGAAAGGGTGTGGATGCGCACCATCACTAAATAAACAAGTCCTTGATTTTTTTGGTCTGTTCCGACTAAATACATCAGTGTTTAACAAACAGAAAAAATTAAGTTAATCTAGTAGTAGTTGACTGGAATAATCATGAGCTAATTAAATGAATGATGCAGCCGCCACCCCGCCTGAAAAAGGAGTTTCATGCAGCTGGATGTATAGATAGCACTGCCCGGATGGATCTATGAGAAACCATATCCTTGTTTTTCAGGATAGTTTTGGCTACCTGTGACAGCACTCGATTTGGACCGGCGCGGCTGGAAAATAGCGAACGTACTTACGTCAGGGAGAAAACGAGGGAGGAAGGTGGCTGCCGCTAGCTGCTGTTCACTTCACCCCAACCGAGCCATGCATGCATCTCGGAAGCTTCCCTTCGCTCGACTCCGATCTCTCTCATTCGAATTGATGCCTCCACAAACTCCGCGACCGTTCGAATAATTGATGGTTTTTGTATTGGCTTGGATTTTAAGGAAGTAGTGATTAGCTTCTTTTAGATCTCACGGATGGTCATGAACGACAAGGACGAGTCCGCCTGCATCCATACTTGACGACTGCTGTGGTTTTCTAGATACGAAAAAGCTAGAAGCTGATACAAATTCATGAAATACCATATTCATGTTTTTGCTGTTCACTGGCATGTCGTCTTTGCCTTTTCATGTCTTAAAAAAATCTGAACGTGATGGACATGGGCGGAGCCCAATGCTACGGGAGCAAGTTTTTTTAGCAATATGCTAAACATTTAGGTGCTAAAGGGGTGATTTATATGATGCTTTTGCATTTGTTGGTCAAAGAATATCGGGTTATAATTATTTTTTTGGTTCTTCATCTCAAATGAGTAGGAGCAAGACGAAGAATGGGGAATTTCTTCTATTTTTCACCAAGAACGTTGAGCTTTGACCAAACCAGGGGAGATAATTCGCGGAGCAAAAACATGGAAGTTAACACGTGCACTCAATGGAACATTTCTAGTTCTCCAAGAATACTTTCTTTGAAAAATATAGATGCCTTCCAATTCTGAATGGTAGAATATATAACTCAATATTATATCAGACACGATATGGGAGCAGTGTGGCCCGGTTAGCAGCATCTATTCGCCATATTTTGGCACAAGTTCATAGAATTTTGTGTGAAATTTGATCACATTTGAGTGAATATTTTTTTGGGCGAAATGCAGTAGCACTGCTTTCATTTTGATCGAGTAGAAGTAGCAAAGAGAACAAACTAGGAAAAGGAAAATACAGTGTCCTATCTGCAGAGTCAGCTAGCTACCACGTCATCATAGCCAGCAAATAGTTCTAAATCGTCAGTTGAGAAAATAAACAAAATGGTATAAAGCGACTAAAGAACGTCGCTAGATATATATATGCCGGCCGGTCCTTGATTTTGTTTTTTGATTATGTGTTGCGAGAACACACTAGGGCTTAACAAACTGGAAGTTATATTACAGTTGGCTCTGCTGGAATAATCTTATAATCATGAGCTGTCTAGCACTAATGGCATAATGATGCAGCCACCTGAGCTGAAAAATAGTTGTCCGGAGATGGCGTGTTTGTCACCGATAGATGGGTAGCACTGTCCGGATGAACCTATGAGATATCATAAACTTTTCAAATTGATGGTTTTTGTATTAGCTTGGATTTTAAGAAAGTAGTGATTAACTTATTTTAGATCTCACGGACGGTCAAGAACGACGCTGACAAGTCCGCCTGCATCCATACTTGTTGACTAATGTGGTTTTGCAGATACGAAGAAACTAGAAGATACAAATTCATGAAATACCATATTCATGTTTTTGTTGTTCACTGGCATGTCGTCTTTGCATTTTCATGTCTTAAAAAATCTGAACGTGATTGACATGGGCGGAGCCCAACGCTAGGGAGCAAATCTATTTTAGCGATCTGTTAAACATTTATGTGCTTCCTTTTAAAAGGAGGAATATGTTGAGGAAcgtaataattttaaaaaaattcctacgcacacgcaagatcatggtgatgcatatcagagtgtgtccacataccctcgtaaaccgaaagcggaagcgtagcacaacacggttgatgtagttgtacgtcttcacgatccgaccgatcaagtaccgaacgcacggcacctccgagttcagcacacgttcaactcgatgatgtccctcgaactccgatccaactgagctttgagggagagttccgtcagcacgacggtgtggtggcgatgatgatgttctaccgatgcagggcttcgcctaagcaccgctacgatactatcgaggtggactatggtggaggggggcaccgcacacggctaagagatccaagggatcaattgttgtgtctagaggtgccccctgcccccgtatataaaggagggagggagaggccggccctagaggagggcgcgccaagtgtggagagtcctactaggactcccaagtcctagtaggattctcctttcctttccggagtaggagagaaggaaagagggggagagggagaaggaaaagggggcggcaccccttgtccaattcaaaccagaggggggggggggcggacgCGCCTCCTTCctcttggcctctctcctctattcccgtatgacccaataaggcccatatactccccggcgaattctcgtaactctccggtactccaaaaaatatccgaatcactcggaacctttctgaagtccgaatatagtcgttcaatatattgatctttacgtatcgaccattttcagactcctcgtcatgtccccgat is a window of Triticum dicoccoides isolate Atlit2015 ecotype Zavitan chromosome 2B, WEW_v2.0, whole genome shotgun sequence DNA encoding:
- the LOC119360292 gene encoding ethylene-response factor C3-like, producing the protein MVPLGNGFRKGKKKRAPFPSRLLLNQGDMYYYCTGCTDPSCSSISSLDSFPSHDLSSDEMAETRLQSSAGLAAAAAPASWNHFQAGCMGAAANSNPSPSSSSSSFSSLDSFPSDMSSGETVGAETSPRRKRPAASAAPSYIGVRARPWGRFAAEIRDSTRGGAPVWLGTFGTAEAAAMAYDQAALSSRGVATALNFPLESVQESLCALGATSTGMDGSPVLALKRRHSKRRRRNKAEIANDAATARMRKNKTMAMQERPVVELEDLGADYLDELLRITCGTAY